Sequence from the Rhodanobacter sp. genome:
CGTCTATGGCGGCGAGATGAGTGCCCATCACTACTTCCGGGATTTCGCCTATTGCGATTCGGGCATGATTCCGTGGCTCCTGATTGCAGGCCTGATTTCTCGCACAGGCCAACCGCTTGCCGCCATGATCGAGGATCGAATACAGGCCTATCCATGCAGTGGGGAGATCAACTTCAAGGTGAAGGATGCCAAAGCCGCAATGGACCGGGTTATGAGTCGGTATGCGCCTCTCGACCCCATCCTGGACCACACCGATGGCATCAGCGCAGATTTTGGGCGATGGCGATTCAACCTGCGCTGTTCCAACACGGAACCTCTTCTCCGCCTCAACGTGGAGGCGCGTAGCGATGCCGAACTGGTGCAGCATCAGGTTTCCGAGATCGCCGCGTTGATCACAGCCAACTGAATGCGTCACCACCATAATTCCCCGTGATGAACAGCAACTACGTCCTGATTCACTATCACATCTTCAAGAATGCCGGCAGCAGCGTGGATGCAAGCCTGCGGCATTCCTTCGGTGACCGCTGGGGTACTTTCGAGGGTGCACACGCCCACGACATCCGGTCAAGCGACCAGTTGGCGGGCTTCATCGCTGCTAACACGCATTTGTCTGCGATATCCAGCCACCTGGCGCGCCCCCCGCTTCCCAAGCCTTGTTGCCTACCTGTAGTCTTCCTGCGCCATCCATTGTTGCGAGCCTATTCCGTCTATCAGTACGCCCGGTTGGATAGCTCGCAACCCTTTTCCGACGTCGCCCAGACATTGTCGTTCCCCGACTACATAAAATGGGCTCTCAAAAAGGAGAGTGGCAGCATCGTTATCCGCGACTATCAAGTGGTACATCTATCAGACGCATCATGGCGGGGAAGCGACATCCTCGAGGCCGTGGCCACGCAAGCCGATCTGGAACAGGCACGCGACCTGCTGTCGGACTGGGGAATGGCAGGCGTCGTCGAAGAGTTCGAGTTGTCCGTAGCTGTTTTCCAATCAAAGTATGGCAAACACCTGCCCGACCTCAAATTTCTCCCTCGATGGGATAACGCCACTTCGCGCGACAGCATCCCGTTGTCTGACCGTTTGGATCAGCTGAGGCAATTGCTCGGCGACGACCTGCATGGTGACTTCATGGAAGCCAACAGCCTCGACCTGGATCTATACATGCATGCCCAAGCGTTGCTGCACAGCGAAGCAGCTTCCATGGCCGCACCGCACCCGTAGTAGATATCCATCAATGCGCTGCAGCTTGCGATCCGCGCATCGGACAATCCGGCTACTTCAAGTTGAGGTTCGACCGCAGGGCAAAATCAGAGAGTAAAAAGAGACTTCTCCGTCCTATCGGCCTCGAGGGCCATGATGGTGTTGGCACAACCGTCAGCAGTCAGATGATCCCTAACACCTTCTTTTCCGGCAGTTATGGACATGTGATCTTGCCCCGCGTGTTGCGCATCGCCAAAGCAATTTTCCTAGCGAGTTTTAGAAAACCTTCCTTGCGGATAGCAACATACATACCTGCACCAACAAGAGCGAAGCCAAACCAGGACAGATTGGTGCTTTCTGGAATGGAGTGGCCTATAAAAATGTTCCACAAATTGGAAAGTGATGCGACCAGCAGGTTGACCGTCAATGCCACACCGCACCAGTTCAGCCCCTTGAGCAGCCCCTTGATGATGCCTTGCAACCTGGCCACCTCTCGCTGAGCAAACGCATATGTACCATCAAGCTCCGCCATGAACGTGACCCGCCGGTCAAACGCCCCTTCCATTTCGGCAGCAGCCTGCAGCGATGGGGGTTCGTGCGCGGGCTGCTGAAGTTGCGCGCTGAGCCGCCTGGCGTGCCTGACCAGCTCTTTGTCAGTACCAGGTTCGCCAGCATGAAAATCTTCCGGAACGTGTGAGCTGTTAATCTTCACCTTTAATGGCTCGCTGCACTCCGGCATGAATGCCTCGCCCAGAAATTCAAGCACCTCACGCATGGCTTGAATGGGTCGCTGCACTAGTTCGTCGTATCGCAGCCGGCATATGACATCCGGACCCAGCGCAGCCTCAGCCTGCACGCAGGCCTGCACTGTTCGCATCCAATATTCGTATGCCTCCTGCTCGGTCTTCACCAGGCGGGCGTCGCCATCAGTCTTGAAGTTCAGCATTGAAGCAACGACAGACTCCACATCGCGCACGATATGCACGAATCTCGCGTCCGGAAAGAGCTTTTTGAGGCCGGCGATATACATCGAATTTTCCGGCGTGCCGTCCACCCAGCGCGACTTTGACTCGCTGTCTGATCTGGCGATATTGAACGCGGGATGCGTCTGCTCAGGATGCCTCTCGGCGCAGGAGCGGCTTCGCTCCTCCATCTGAAGGCGATGGCGCAAAATCATCTCATTGATGCTACCGCCGATCGTCTCGAAGAATTCCGCTCGCCCGATGCCCGATGCGCTCAATGGGGACCGATCGCCCCGTCGGCACCCCACCCGGTACTGGACCTCAACGCCAACGGCAAACTCACCCAACCAGTTGGACTCCTCCAGCGGAAGGATGTTCGCGTGCTGCCCCAGGCACCAAGTGAGTACGCTTGTCCCGGACCGCGGTGAACCAACAACGAAAATTGGCCCACGGTCCTGGGCCGGAAGAAATTCAGACATGATCCGGCCCCCACCGAATGATGTATTTCAAAGCAAGAATGCGACCTGACCCATCCTGGAGCGGTAGCTGCGCTGTCGTCAACGCAACCATGCCGAGGCGGAGTCCGACATCGGTCGGACGCACACGGCGCATGTAGCGTGCACCAAGCTGGAGGCCGCGCGCAACCAGAGCTGCTTGGGATCCCGACGTTCCCGATCAAGACTGGCGCTTGCCCCGTTGGCAAGCACATCCCAGCAAACCATGCCGTCAAGCTGGTATCTTTAGCTACTTCGTATTCCCTGCTTCAGGAGCATCCCCATGCACCTCAATCGCATTGCTTTTTTGGCCCTTGCCATGCTCACCCTCGCCGCTTGCCAACAGGAATCCGCGCCCCCCGTCTCGGCACAGTCGAAAAATGGCGCTGGCTCCAATCAAACCATTGCAGCCAAGTCAAGCCCGGCGATTTCGATTGATCCAGCCACGATGAAGAGCTGCGATGGAATCGCGGCAACCGTGCATTGGGATGCCAGCAAAGTCGGCACTAATACGGACAGCACCGAGATCTGGGTCGGCCCATCTGATAGCGACACCAAGCTTTTTTCGGCTGGAGGGGCGACTGGCGACACCCAGACCGGCCCATGGACACACCCGGGCACGCATTTTCTTCTCAAGAACAAGCAGGATGGCAAGGTGCTTGGCGAAGCCATCGTCGGCGGTCCCGCGTGCAGCTAGGAGCCGATCGAACCACGTATCTAAACATATCAACCGTCTGGCGTGACTCGCTGCCGGTAACGAAGATAGCCTTCTCTGATTGAACACCAGCCACCTCTAGTGAAATCCCCGATGACCATCATTCCTGTTAACGCGTTGGACCGCCATATTTTGCCGCTCAAGGATTGCCTGGCGCAGGCTAGCGCAGCCGTCATCGAGAGTGGCTACTTCGTCCTGGGCCCCAACGTGAAAGCCTTCGAACGCGAATTCGCTGCTTACTGTGGAGTCTCAGACTGCGTCGGCGTTGCCAACGGCACGGAGGCGCTTGAGCTTGGACTCCGCAGTATTGGCATCACTGGAGGCAAGCGCGTCGCCGTGGTTGCGAACGCTGCTATGTATGGAACTACGGCGGTGCTTGCCTGTGATGCCGAGCCCGTTTTTGTCGACATCGACCCTGTCACCCATACGCTCGATCCCAAATCACTCGAAGCAACGCTCGCCAGCAGCCCGATCGATGCGGTTATCGTCACCCATCTTTATGGGCGGCTCGCGAACATGGAGGCCATCTTGGCGCTTGCGGACAAGCACGGCTTTGCTGTTTTCGAGGACTGTGCGCAGGCCCATGGTGCACGCGATGCGTCCGGTCGTCGTGCCGGAAGTTTCGGAAGAGCAGCAAGTTTCAGCTTCTATCCGACTAAGAACCTTGGCGCCGTTGGCGACGGAGGCGCCGTGGTCACCAACGATCCACTTGTAGCCGATACGCTGCGCAAGTTGCGCCAATACGGCTGGACCGCAAAGTATCGCAATGAGCTGGCCGGTGGCCGCAACAGCCGCTTAGACGAGCTGCAAGCGACCTTCCTGCGCACCATGCTACCTTTGCTCGATGGCTGGAATGCCCGTCGACGCGAAATCGCAAACCGCTACTCCAGGGAAATCCGCAACGACCGCATTAGCACGCCATTGGAAAGTGGCGAGGAATACGTCGCGCATCTCTATGTGGTGCAGGCATCGGATAGGAATGGGCTGCAGAAGCATTTGGCTGACGCTGGCGTCGGCAGCGATATCCATTACCCGATTGGAGATCATCGTCAGCCGCTCTTCAACCAGCAGTTCAGCTCGTTAACTTTGCCAACCACCGAATCGGCCTGCGAGAACGTGCTGACGTTACCGTGCTTTCCTGAACTTACCGACCTCGAAGTCGCAAGAGTGATCGAGGCGTGCAATCAGTGGTGAACTCTCGCTATTCCATCGTCATACCCGTATACAAGAACGAAGGCTCCGTTCCCGCGCTGCTGCAGGCGCTGGAGGAGCTGTCGAAGTCTCTCGACGCACTGCTCGAGGTGGTGTTTGTAGTAGACGGAAGCCCAGACGCCAGCTTCCAGACGCTTGAACGCGGCCTGCACGCAGTAACGTTTCAGGCAAAGCTTGTATTGCTATCGCGGAACTTTGGCGCGTTCGCTGCTATTCGTTGTGGCCTGTCCGAAGCAACCGGCGATTACATCGGCGTCATGGCGGCGGATTTGCAAGAACCGCCATCGCTGATGCTGGATTTTTTCGACGCGTTAAGGACGAAGCCGCTCGACGTAGTGTTTGGCCAGCGCTTGGGTCGATCCGATCCCGGCTTAACCAAACTGGCATCTGGAGTTTTCTGGGGAATTTATCGCCGCCTGGTGGTACCTGATGTGCCTGAAGGTGGCGTCGATGTATTCGCTGTTACCGCAGCATTCCGTGACCGCCTCTTGGCCCTTGGCGAAGCGAACAGTAGCTTGCTGGGCTTACTGTTCTGGCTGGGGGGGCGCCGGGAATTCATCGGATATCAGCGCCTTGAACGGCTCCACGGCACGAGTGCATGGACATTCCGCAAGAAGCTGACTTACTTACTGGACAGCGTATTCGCGTTCTCCGATCTTCCTGTTCGCGTTCTTATGTCACTGGGCCTCCTAGGCTTAGGGGTTGCCTTCGTACTCGGCGTGATCGTGCTGCTTGCAAGGCTGCTCGGCGCACATGCAGTGCCCGGTTATGCCGGATCAATGCTGGCCATCCTTTTTTTTGGGGCTTTGAACACCTTCGGTATCGGTATCGTTGGAAATTACGCTTGGCGCGCTTATGAAAACACCAAGCAGCGCCCCCTCAACATAGTTTCAACGCGTATCGAATTTCCAGGAAAGGTGATATGAGCCACTTTGTGCATCCGAACGGGCTATGTGAATCGCCAAACATTGGCGAGGGAACCCGCATCTGGGCATTTGCCCATGTCCTGCCCAACGCAAGGATCGGCAGCGGTTGCAACATTTGCGACGGCGTGTTCATCGAAAACGATGTCACGGTGGGCAACAACGTAACAGTCAAGTGCGGTGTTCAGCTGTGGGATGGTGTGACGCTCGAGGATGATGTGTTCGTCGGCCCCAACGCAACCTTTACCAATGACTTGCGCCCGCGAAGCAAGGTCTACCCGGAAGCCTTCCTGCGCACCGTCGTCGAGAAGGGTGCATCCATCGGAGCCAATGCCACCATTCTTCCTGGAGTTCGGATTGGCCGAAATGCGATGGTCGGCGCTGGTGCAGTCGTCACTCGCTCCGTACCTGCCAACGCGGTCGTTGTTGGCAACCCTGCCAAGATCGTTGGATACGTCGGCACGTCAGAGACACCTGCTAGCGAGGGGACGCCGTCTCAGATCCAGCCAAAGCGGGGGGCCCGTCCAACAGCTGTCCGGGGCGTACAACTGCACACCTTCAATGCCGTCACCGACATGCGCGGAACTCTCTCTGTTGGCGAGTTCGAGCACGAAATCCCTTTTGCAGTAAAGCGCTATTTCCTCGTTTACGATGTGCCTACGTCAGAGGTGCGCGGCGAACACGCACATCACCAGTGCCATCAATTCCTGATTGCCGTACGAGGCAGCGTACACGTCGTAGCTGATGATGGACATAACCGCGAGGAATTTGTCCTGGACCGACCCCACGTTGGTGTCTACCTCCCACCCATGACCTGGGGTACCCAATACAAGTATTCCAACGATGCGATGCTGCTTGTCTTCGCTTCACACTTCTATGATGCCAGCGACTATATCCGCGAGTACGACAAGTTCCTGGAACTGGTGCGGTAGAATTTCGTATGAGTACAACCGCGCTATCGCGGCTGCGAACATTGGTGGAACGCTCCCGGTTCCTGCGCTTCCTGGTCTCAGGCGGTCTCAACACCGCCGTGACCTACATCATCTATGTCGCCTTGCTTCAAATACTTGAGTACAGGCTCGCGTACACCGTCGCGTACGTAGTCGGTATCTTGCTGTCGTACTCGCTCAACCGCGCGTTTGTCTTTCGCAGTCATCGCGGCTGGTCATCCGTGCTGCTATTCCCCTTCGTATACCTGGCCCAATACTTAGTCAGTCTCGCAATTATCTGGATTTGGGTTGGCAAGCTAGGGCTGCCCAAGCTATTGGCACCGCCAGTCGCTGTTCTAATTTCCATCCCGTTAACCTATCTTTTTTCCGGATTCGTCTTTACTCCGAAGCCATCGCAATTTAAGTAGTGTGGATCGTCCAACTTGCCAAAGTGGACGGTACGTTGGCGATTATTAATGGTGTGAGCCATGATGCCGATCGTTGGGTCTTTCATGAAATGGCTGTCTACTGCTCCTCGGAGGTCACCGAAACCGGCGCAAGATCGCCCAGCGCCGAAGATTCGATCGTTTTCATCGCTTATCGATTGCCAGCGCCAACTTGAAGCAGACAGCGCCGAATTGCAAGGACGTCGGCTCTTGGAAGCGACGTCCCCCCGCGTTGAGTAGCGGGTCGGTTTAGAGTCCAGAGTTATTTTAACTGCTTCGCGTAGGCGGCAGGGGTCAGCCCGCCCAACGCCTTCTTCGGTCGCTCCTCGTTGTATTCCCGCCGCCAGCGTTCAATCTCGGTGCGGGCGTGCAGCAGGCTGGGAAACCAGTGTTCGTTGAGACATTCGTCGCGCAGGCGGCCGTTGAATGATTCGATGTAGGCGTTCTGGTTCGGCTTGCCCGGTTCGATCAGGCGCAGTTGCACGCCGCGCTCGTGCACCCAGGCGATCCAGCACGCGCGTCACACCGATCCCGGAGATGGCTCGTTCGACCTCGATGCCCACCGATTCATGGGTGGCGTCGTCGACGATGGTCAGGCACTTGAGGACGCGGGCGTCGGCGGTGCGATCGAACACGAAGTCCATCGACCACACCTCGTTGGGCGCCGATGGACGACACAGCGGCTGCCGCTCGCTCACCGGCACCTTCTTCCGCTTGCGCCGGCGCACCTGCAGCCGCTCCTCCCGATACAACCGCTCCACACGCTTGTAGTTCACCGGCTCGCCGCCCTCCTGCCGAAGCTTCAGGTGGATCATCCCCACGCCGTAGCGCTTGTGGCGCTGCGCCAGCTCCACGATCCGCCGTCGCAGCACCACGTTGCGGTCCGGCTGCGCCTGATAGCGGTACGCGCTGGCGCTCACGCCCACCACGCGCAACGCGCACCGCTCGCTCAGCCCCTTGTCGATCATCTGGCGCACCAACGCGCGTCGGGCCGATGCGCCTACGGTTTTTTTCGCAGGACGTCCTTGATCACCTCGTTCTCAAGCATCTGCTCGGCCAGCAGCTTCTTCAGCCGCGTGTTCTCCGTCTCCAGCTCCTTCAGGCGTTTGGCGTCCGGCACGCTCATGCCGCCGAACTTGCTCCGCCACAGGTAGTAGGACGCCTCGCTGAAGCCGTGCTTGCGGCACAGCTCCTTGATCGGCAGGCCGGCATCCGCCTCACGCAGGAAGCCGATGATCTGTTCTTCGGAAAAGCGCTTCTTCACGTCCAATCTCCTTCGGTTGGGGGATTGGACTCCAAACCGCCGTGCTACTCAAAACCGGGGGGGCGTCGCTGCTGGGCGGCGATTGATCAGATGATCCTTAGAGCCTCCGGCCCCCATCTCTTTCACAGACATATGAGTAACCTGTCAAAAGTACGCCCAAGTGTCGCCTGTCACTCGATGCACTCATCACGGCAGCAGGCACCGTCGTGGCCGAGACTGAAAGATCTACCACTCTTTCATTTTTGGAAACTCCAAATGGAACTTGTTCACTTTGCCCAGGAAGTAACCTGATTTCGGCATTCGAAGCAGAATCTTGAACTCTCAAAGTACGCGCCGGAAAGTTTGCAGGCAAATAAACTTGGGCGACAAGATCGCAATGACATGCAGGAATTAGCATGCGCGCATGCCCCTCCATCCACGTACTATCCCCTTCACTCAAGTACCAGCCTTTCAAAAGCTTCACACCATCATTTCTGCATTCTTCAGACTTCAACTTTGAATACAAAGAAAATCCATGATTACGCATTACCTGATCTCCTCGTCGCGCATTATCCAGCGGCGACTGCAACAAATTAGCAGCCGCCTGATCAGGAACTCCATTCAACAATGCCTCATTCATTGCTTTGAACGTCAATGCACGATATGGCGCTATCCTCCACTCCTGCTTGTAATTAAGATATTGCCCTGCACCAACAACAAAGCAAAGCACTATAAATCCAGTCAACGTTCCCTTGGATTCTCTCACATTTGCTCGAATCAAATTCTCAAACCAAAGCCAAATCAAGCCCACGCCAAAAAGCATGATATCCATGTAATAGCGCGACGCCATGACCGCGCCGGGACCATCATGACCCCGCGCGACACTCACCGAAAATGCCGTGAAAAAGCCGTACGCCATCAAATAGAAAGGGAGCACCGAATAAGCACCCAGCGCATTACGGCGAAATCGAGAAAGCGTCAAGACAACAGCTGCCACAAACATACTTGCGCCAATTAATTTTGGAAGTGCGGGAAAAGTTGTGAAATAACTGTGCATTACATCTTGATCAACCACCACAGATCCAAGCGCGTAAAATACAAGTCCAGGGATATGAATCAAGGCCGCGGACTTTGCACTCGCCGGACTTCCACCAAAGCCGACGAGACTTGCGACGACATATACAGCCTGAGCAATTAGCAATGCTATTAACGGAAGAAATTTAGCAGCCGACCTTCGCCAGCCCCCTTGTTTGAACAAACCAATCATTTCAATTGCACTAGCAACCATTACAGCGGCCACAAAAGCATATGACCATCCCATGGCCACAAACAAAACGATAACAGGCCCAGCTGAAATTAATCCGAGGCCAGCTATCCATGCGACTCGACGATTAAGAACCGCACGCAGATACCAAGAATAGGCAGAAAAATAAATCACAAACAGCAGATTCTTTACCCATAGTGCAAAGCCCAAATCATTCGTAAAGAGTTCAAAGCCCGCACGACCAAAACAGATCGCTGCAATCAAAATTAAAATGGCCGTTTGAAACACCAAATCGGCCAGCGTTTTTCTTTCCTCTCGGACAGTCGAAACAAAATTCGACAACAAAATCAGCGCCAATAACGCCACGACCACGCCAGTGGCTCTATTGGCTAAAATGATGTCAAGCGAAAAAAATTTGGTATTTCCAAGCAAGATCAGCTGAAAGATAAACCCAAGATGCTGCCCCTGCCTCCAGTACTCCCAAAACGACATGCGCCCCGACAGCCATTGCTCAAGCTGGTACACCAACCTCAACGTATCCATGAATGGAGCATCAGGGTTAGCACGCGTCACATATGCCTGATGAGCAATTAAAAAACAGGCAACAATCACCAAGGAAATCAGATGCCCTGCGACACTTTTGTCTTTTATGATCTTCATGCTTCAAATGCTCGAGAGTAAATTTCATGCAAAATTTCAAATCGCATAGTTAAGGATCATCTGATCAATCGCCGCCCAGCAGCTTCTGCGTGTGATTAAGCGCGCTACGCGCACGCTTTTCTTCGCCAAACCCGTGGCCTTTTACGCCGCAGGGGCTCCACGGAGCCCCCTGCGGACGCAGTCATCCTACGTTGCCTGCAACAACGTCCTGCGTGCCATCCACAGATTCACCAGCGCGAACAGCGTCGTCACCTGCGCACCGTTCTTCGCTAGCCCCTTGTAGCGCACCTTCGCGTAGCCGAACTGCCGCTTCAGTACCCGGAACGGATGCTCCACTGCCGCGCGGATCGAGGCCTTGGCGTGTTCCAGTT
This genomic interval carries:
- a CDS encoding DegT/DnrJ/EryC1/StrS family aminotransferase, producing the protein MTIIPVNALDRHILPLKDCLAQASAAVIESGYFVLGPNVKAFEREFAAYCGVSDCVGVANGTEALELGLRSIGITGGKRVAVVANAAMYGTTAVLACDAEPVFVDIDPVTHTLDPKSLEATLASSPIDAVIVTHLYGRLANMEAILALADKHGFAVFEDCAQAHGARDASGRRAGSFGRAASFSFYPTKNLGAVGDGGAVVTNDPLVADTLRKLRQYGWTAKYRNELAGGRNSRLDELQATFLRTMLPLLDGWNARRREIANRYSREIRNDRISTPLESGEEYVAHLYVVQASDRNGLQKHLADAGVGSDIHYPIGDHRQPLFNQQFSSLTLPTTESACENVLTLPCFPELTDLEVARVIEACNQW
- a CDS encoding glycosyltransferase family 2 protein encodes the protein MVNSRYSIVIPVYKNEGSVPALLQALEELSKSLDALLEVVFVVDGSPDASFQTLERGLHAVTFQAKLVLLSRNFGAFAAIRCGLSEATGDYIGVMAADLQEPPSLMLDFFDALRTKPLDVVFGQRLGRSDPGLTKLASGVFWGIYRRLVVPDVPEGGVDVFAVTAAFRDRLLALGEANSSLLGLLFWLGGRREFIGYQRLERLHGTSAWTFRKKLTYLLDSVFAFSDLPVRVLMSLGLLGLGVAFVLGVIVLLARLLGAHAVPGYAGSMLAILFFGALNTFGIGIVGNYAWRAYENTKQRPLNIVSTRIEFPGKVI
- a CDS encoding WxcM-like domain-containing protein; this encodes MSHFVHPNGLCESPNIGEGTRIWAFAHVLPNARIGSGCNICDGVFIENDVTVGNNVTVKCGVQLWDGVTLEDDVFVGPNATFTNDLRPRSKVYPEAFLRTVVEKGASIGANATILPGVRIGRNAMVGAGAVVTRSVPANAVVVGNPAKIVGYVGTSETPASEGTPSQIQPKRGARPTAVRGVQLHTFNAVTDMRGTLSVGEFEHEIPFAVKRYFLVYDVPTSEVRGEHAHHQCHQFLIAVRGSVHVVADDGHNREEFVLDRPHVGVYLPPMTWGTQYKYSNDAMLLVFASHFYDASDYIREYDKFLELVR
- a CDS encoding GtrA family protein, producing the protein MSTTALSRLRTLVERSRFLRFLVSGGLNTAVTYIIYVALLQILEYRLAYTVAYVVGILLSYSLNRAFVFRSHRGWSSVLLFPFVYLAQYLVSLAIIWIWVGKLGLPKLLAPPVAVLISIPLTYLFSGFVFTPKPSQFK
- a CDS encoding hypothetical protein (frameshifted, insertion/deletion at around 2803419); translated protein: MHERGVQLRLIEPGKPNQNAYIESFNGRLRDECLNEHWFPSLLHARTEIERWRREYNEERPKKALGGLTPAAYAKQLK
- a CDS encoding hypothetical protein (frameshifted, insertion/deletion at around 2803931), which codes for MKKRFSEEQIIGFLREADAGLPIKELCRKHGFSEASYYLWRSKFGGMSVPDAKRLKELETENTRLKKLLAEQMLENEVIKDVLRKKP